The genome window NNNNNNNNNNNNNNNNNNNNNNNGTTTTTCCTAAGTCTGTTCCCGGCATTACACATACTTCCTTTAATCTTCCTACTAGCTTACCTGCAGAATCTACTATTGCAGAACCTGCAGAACCTCATTCTTTCATTCCTACAGCTCCTCTTCCTTCATCCATACCTGTTAGAAGGTCTAATAGACACCATAAATTACCTAGTTATTTGCAGCATTACTCCTACCATACACTTTCCAATCTTTCTCCAACATATAAAGCCTTCATATCCACCATAACTCTTCTCCACCAGGACATGATTTTTTTCCATCAGGCTGTCCAGTATTCTGAATGGATGGAGGCCATGGATAAAGAAATTGAGGCTTTAGAATTGAACCATACATGGATTTGGTTTACAAGATTAAGTTTAACTAATTCAAACTGTGGAAAGGTAAAATGTAAATGTAATCGTTGTAATTGCAAGTCAACTAATTCAATCAAACTATTAAGATACCACAATTGAAATAATGCAACCATGAAAAAATATACCTTCTGAATGAAATCGGCTCTAAAAAGGGGTTTAATATCTGATCCAGACAATGCCATTTGctcaacaaaaaattgaaagaactCCCCGGCATCATATTGGTCTCCTGGGGAATAATTTCCAACAAAAACTGCAAAAGATGGGAGTAACCtaattagaatttatttaaaaaaaaaaaattataaacaagtTAAAGGGATTGGAAACAACCAGGTAAAGATTTATAAAGTTGGAGCGGTGAAACTACATGCACTTGTTCGTCTTGGATTGCATCCAATAACGATCGAAGAATACAAGGCAGACAAAACTCCCATTCCCTAGACCGGCATTGATGCCGTGCTAATATCTCTCTTACTTCCGGCGTGTGAGCAACCATTTGCAATATGGCCGCCATGAAGCACGAATTCCCCATGTTCTGAATGCCTACAACCTGAAAGACAGCAAGTCTACACGCTTAAAAACAGACCCTATgccaaaaacaacaaagaactAAGAGACTAAACTTACCTTGGGTATCGCCATGAGGAGCTGGAAATTCCtcctttttttggattttagggagTGAgcttactagttgagttaaccGAAGAGTGAAGTGTGAAGAGTGAAGTGTGTTGGACCTGGAAATTCCtcctttttttggattttagggagTGAgcttactagttgagttaaccGAAGAGTGAAGTGTGTTGGAGGGGATTTTGGGGGTTTGTTTAGGGTGCtccaattttgtttgatttggagCACCGattggatttctttttctttttcttttttttttttaacctatgaATTATGATTATTACTCAATTTTTTGCGTAGACAGTgattaaattctaaataatcTTGTATTTAACCATTAAAGaattttactagttgaattAACCGAACTCATAACTTTATTTAACATTTGTAGATATGCTAATAACTACACCACATTTATCGATAATTTTTATGAATAGCTCAGACAAATTTCTTGTTTGCTTAAGGTTGTAAAAGAACAATGTTATTTAGGAACAACTCGAGTTTAGctactcatcaaaaaaaaaaaaaaaattgagtttggcTTAAGAAAAAGTTTGTTAATGTATATTAGTTTaacaaaaaagtcaaatttaaaTCTAAACAAGTTAAgctcaaacaaaataataactTTCTGAACAAACTCATTAACATTAATATAAACTTGATTTAGCTTATATACagtattatattttaatatctaTACTTGCCTCAAAATATTCTTCAATAGACTTAAAATTGAATTATGTAAGTTTGTAAATATATTCATACGATATcaaattactattatttatcatttattaaaaatataaatagtctattcttagttaaaatttataaatttataaaaacaattttaaggatTTATTTGGaatccgcttattttactgaaaatgaaaactttttgttgaaagtactgtaaataaaggtaaatgttagttgaaatagtataatgggaccccataaatagtaccaaaaaatgtaatgagacccatgaatagtagcaaaaataaactaaatagtaaaataaattggcaaaaataatcaTGCCAAACATACACTTAGTCATGAGTTTTTTGTGAACTTATTTGATAAAAGAtgtatggattttttttcaaaataacaaattttaaaaaatttatgttagtTAGCATagtttccaaactatttagaaAACTAATACTCGAAACTATTTAGAAAACTAATATCTCGAGTATTGGTTTCACTGTAGCAACTCGAGTATCATGAAAATTCACGTGAAAATCGAGTTTgtgagactcgagttccacaacAAAACCAGAAAACAAAGATCAAAACAGAGATCAAACCACGAAACCCACGAAGAAAgatcaaacccagaaacccaaaacacaaagaccagaaaacaaagaacaaacagAGATCAAACAACAAAACCCACGAAGAAATATCAAACCTAGAAACCCAACacacaaagacaaaaaaacagagaaagatCAAATAGAGAGATCAAACCAAAGCACCTTACTACAAAAAGCAGAGAGATCAAACCAAAGAGAACTTTCTAACGAAACCCAAACCATGAAgacaaaaaaatccaacaaactAGAGATATCAAAACTaggtggtggtggcggcgatTGAAATCAAGCTCTCGGGGTCTTTGGGTGGGTTTCTTCATTCTTGTTGTTGATTTTCTCTCTGGGTCTTGATCTATCACTCTAGGTCTCTTTGGGTCTTGATCTATCACCAAAGTTCTCCATTTGAGCTTCCCTaagttttgatttcttttgtgaaactcaagttcataagactcgatttccaaatGATttcatagaaatcgagtctatgATACTTGAGTTGTTACAgtaaaatcgagttctatggTTAGTTTCTTATACGTTAATTTCCTAAATGgtttaaaaataatactaactaacaaaattaattgaaaattagtGTTAGTgcgaaaaaaaatcaaagatgtaCCAAGCTTTGATATTGTTCAGCTCGGTTCGTTCCCAAGCCCAAATCATGAAAGCCCAAGAAACAGGGTCCAGGCCCATTCGAAGCTTTCAACTTCTGCGATCGTCTTCTTGTGCCAACGAAGAAGAGAGAAATTCCCAGGACAGAGAGAAATTTCGCTCCAATGGAAGATTCCGAACCTAGATAATGCTCCTATCAATCTCACATCTCTCAGGTACGCTAAACCCTAATTTTTCCACAGCAATCAACTTCTATAACAACAATTCAATTCTCGTTTGCTAATTGGTCTTTGGTTCATATTCAGAGAACAGTCACAGAAGGAGCTCCTAAACATCATCAAGAATGTgagtctctctttctctctttctctctatctctttatcatttctctgtttggttcccgagaaaaaattatatagttagTATAAGTCTGTGGCTGTTTTtcagttataacttataagtggTATCTATGCTTTCCTGGCTCCCAAACATTGAGGAACATCGGATTTAGGATTCTAATTCAGTTCGCATTGCTTGTTTATCACTCGGAACATTCTagtgtttgaaattttgttgaaattgatgATAAATATtgatttatctatttatttatttatttatgtatgtatttaaattttcatgGATTTATAGATTCGATGGAAAAAGTGCTTGGTTATTGATCCGAAGCTCGGGAGTTCTTTCTCATCAATCATACAAACTTCGCTTCTAAAGGCATTTTGTCTCAAACTATACTTACATCTTCAATGGAATTTAGATTATATGAAGAAATTTACACTTAGTCATTACAATGTGCActtgattttagattttttcgGAATCATTATAAATAGCTTTGTTTAGATTCAGTATTTtatctttgaaaatattttgctgGTGAAAAGTATAGCCCGGCTGAAACTAGCAGAGCTCTAATGAATTGGAATTATTGATAATAAGTGGCTGctatttttgagaaatttctGCTAATTACAAACAGGAACATGGGGTTGACTTGCGGCATCTTTCAGCTGAACCCCTTCAAACTGACTGCACCAAAGTGGTTTACCTTGTCCGTTCTCAGCTTGATTTAATGAAATtcatatgtttgaatgttcacGATGATGTATCGAAGGGACTTCAAAGGGAATACTTTGTTTATTTTGTCCCTCGCTGCACAGTTGTATGTGAGAAGGTAAATGTTTGTTGGCAGTCTTTCTGTTTGTAAAACCCAAGCTATGTGTATGTATTTATGGTGAGTAGCCTTTGGTTTTGCAGATCCTTGAAGAGGAAAATGCTTATAATTTGATGACTATAGGGGAGTACCCATTGTACATAGTTCCATTGGACGAGGATGTATTATCATTTGAACTCGACCTTGCTTATAAAGTAcgtaaaaatttgtttttgtccGTTCTACTGATTTCtattaattatttctctttgTGCTTCTGatgtcttattttattttttgatttttattattttttttttccgtacATCTTAGGAAAGCCAAGTCGATGGTGATACAAGCTCACTTTGGCATATCGCTAAAGCCTGAGGTTGTGAGATTTTACTAATGTAATTTAGTTCATTCATATAAGGGatgaaactttaaaataatttgaccTATAAAGAGAGAATacttatttgaaatataataaaTCTTTTATGAATGCAGATATTTAATATGGTTATATGCTCTTCTTGTATATTTTTGCATTTACCTGAAAGGTTTGCATCGATTTATGTATTATAGTTTTCTTTTGGAGTGATACCAAACGTGAGATCCAAAGGCAAAGCATCAGTGCGTGTTGCAGACATTCTAAACCGTATGCAAGCAGAGGAACCTGTTAACTCACCTGATGTAATTATCTACCGCTTCAAGCTCCTTTTTATGCAAACTAAGttgaaaaaaatgcatttttataaaatgatgcACACTTCACTGCCTCTCACTAATGTTTTGTTCGTTACTACAGATGGTTGTGCCAGAGATAAATACACTCATCCTTTTAGATAGGGAGGTAACCTTTTCTTCGTTCCCTCTATTTTACCGCATGTTCTCTGATGTGAAGTCATGCTAGTTGCAAATGATATGCAAccatgtgtttaaaaattgtGTATTTTCTTAACCTACCTTATGCCTGGAGGACAAGCAAATTTTAAAACCTTGTCGAATTGGAGAACAAGCCATGTATGGTTGGTCCTAGAATTAATCCAATAGAGAGATTAAAAATGACATGAAATATAAGCCAAAAGTTTACTAAAGACAACTCAGTGCACTACATGTCGAAATAAAAGGGACCAAAAATGACATTAAATTGAAAAACCTATATTCCAAAAGATGACTAAGTGCgacctcaaaagaaaaaaaaaaaagaaaaaagagagagagagagagagagaagaagatgaCTAAGCACAACTAACTGTACTATAAGcccaaaatgaaaatgaataaaaataccCTTTacagtaaattaaaaaaaccaatacTTCATATACttaacttcattaaaatattggcttgtgggtttggttttaatttgttttagagTTGAATCTGTATTGTTATTAAAAATGAATCAATTTCCAAATAATTTATTTCCGTAGGCTCTTGTCAAGAATTTCAGATTTAAATGCTTACTCTGTTCTGTAATACCACAAATCCAGTTTCTTATCGGAAGAAGAATGTAGAGAAATATAGAGAAGTTGATGATAAAGAAAGGAATCATAAGTTCTTATTAAGAGCTGGCAGTTTGGCACACTTCAAAATCTgattcacatattaaaaaaaagagaaggtttTAAATGAGTTCTCATTTTTGAGCTACTTTTGCAATGCTTAGTTGTAGATTTATAATGTCTATGATATTATAGATCCTTGCTGTTGCTTAAAGTTGACAATTCCTCGGTTGCAGGTGGACATGGTTACTCCTATGTTGTCTCAATTAACATATGAGGGGCTACTTGATGAGGTAAGCAGAGGAAGTTGGCCCATACTTATGCAATGCATAATTGTTACCTGGCATGATAGTTATGACCCTGGAATGATGTGATTGACAAGTTTAATGATTTATGGTCCTcatattgttcttatacaaATTCAATTAGCTTGGTGAAAACTCCTCCTCCATTAAGAATTTGactttgtttttaacattgtGTTTTTCCTTTATCTTATATCCATTCTGGTCAAAATTACATTACATGGACTTGTGAGACTACTGAACCTCTAATTGCATGACCATCAGattgttttagttttatttatgcTCAAGCtaaatcattaaagctcaatcttttaagaaaaatgatttttgttaCTTTCTTGCATGGGCCTGAAATGGGATACCTATTGGTTCTGGTTATATCAATTTTGTTATAACCTCTCTAATACGTTTACTGCAGTGTCTGCATGTCAATAATGGTTCTGTGGAGCTGGATGCATCTATCATGGGTCTCCAACAAGAgggaaaaaagataaaagttcCACTTAATTCAAGGTAAATTATTGTCTCTGCTTGATATATCTTGCTGCTCTTGACAACAACGACCAAGCTttagttccaaaattttggggttagCCACAGATCCTCAATAAACTAATCATGGTCAGCGACATGATTCTTTTCCTCCATCTATTCAATCCAAAGTCatgttctttattctttttaatttttgtttctagttatactgattttttttctaagataTGGCTAAATATTACGTTCAATTTGGCGGCTAAGCCTCAAATTCTCCATGAAgctatgtatgtgtgtgtatttagtTATGTACCGTTCGAAATAGTTTCTAAACTTATCGTACGTATGGATCAAATAATTGTATTAGAATATGATATGCATAATTTACTAGAAAGGCATACAAATGAGGGAACAAAGAGTACAAAATTCTGCAGATCCTATGAGGATAGCAATAAAGAAACCTTCGGTTTCACATGAGCATATCACAAAGCATCTTAAGAATtccaaaaattgagtttcaaaatgTTTATGCTCTTTttgttgtctctctctctctcttttattttttatgaaatgcTTATTTTCCAGAATAACCATTTAAGGATGAAAAAGCTAATATCTCTGTACTATATCTAATCACTAATACTCATGAAATTTTGGGGGTAAAATTGTGGCGGCTAAGCCTTGGATGTTCTAATGTCGTGTGGAATGTCCTTTTTTGTAGATTCACTTCCACAGTTCCACAAAGCCCTTTAGTCCTAAGATAGTTATTATATTACTTCCCTAGTTTTTACAGATGCACCTTAGAATGTTAGATGCTCCAACTGTTTAATGTTGTTGATATCTTGCATACCATCTGTTAGTTGTAGGTACATAAGGGAAAACATCAATTTGGTGCCAAgctattatttatttacttattctaTTTTTCTAGGATTATATGTTGATGCAAGAATTGCAAGTTGTTTTAAATGCCTTCACTAAATAtatcttttccttcttggtTTTTTAGTTCCTTTCCTCTTCTTTATTTCCACCttatttctcttcttccttcttgtCACATTCACTTACTGCTGATGGTCTAAATTTGTTAGTGACAAGCTGTTTAAGGAGATACAGGATCTCAACTTCGAAGTTGTTGTCCAGGTTGATCTATTTAAACCAGTTTACATTACTTGCAATCATAGCTTATACTTCAATTTCCAAATCTGTCTCTTGTcagttgtttaaaaaaaaatttccattattCTTCTTGGAGTTCTATTTTCTTAATTGCCATCTGCAGTATGATTGCAGATTCTACGTCAGAAAGCAACATCCATGAAGCAGGACTACACAGAAGTGACAACAACTGTAAGTGAATGGTTTAACATCTGAACATTGCTGTCTCTTTTGTGTTTATGATTGATGCAAACTTGAATATTTCCTTGAGACTGATGTTAGTTCTACAATACATTTGTCCAACTTCACTGCTATAAAATTCAAGTACCTTAGTAAAATATGTATTAGCTATAGTTGTTACTTACTTGTTTGGATGTAATTGCATGCATGGTTGAATAGTTCAACCCATAATTGAGGGGATTAACATGATTGTTATGTGATTGTTTACttatgaacaaaaagaagaagattattTATGTGTTAGATGATGTGCACTTTCAACTTCTTGTATTATACCACACATACTGTTCTCTCCACAAAACACAATCAGTATCTCAATACCTTCCTTTCTAGACTGTTAAAtgattttgtaaatgttttCTAACGTACTGCTATGTTGTGCACAGACACAGTCAGTTTCTGAATTAAAGGACTTTGTCAAAAAGCTGAACTCATTGCCAGAAATGACTAAGTATTTTCctacttttaatttttcattttcgaGATCAATATGTGTTTccaattgattttaattttctggAATTTGTTGCTTCAGAGGCACATAAATCTTGCTCAGCATCTGTCGACATTCACATCAAAGCCAGCCTCTCTTGGGCAACCTGACATGGAACACACAATTGTTGAGGCACAGAGTTATGACATGTGAGCACAATTTCTACTGTTATCTCCAACTTTTGAAGACCTAATGTGTTGATTATATGCTTTTCGCTTTATAATATATGTGAATATACTCAATGCAAAAGCATGCTGATTGGGTAGTAAATGGTTTACTGAATTTCAGGACTAAGGGTTGATGCACTGCTTATGGCCATGTAGTTATGATGTTATTATCATGTTTACTGAATTTCAGGACTAAGGGTTGATGTGCTGCCTATGGCCATGTAGTTATTATGTTATTATCATGCTTGTTTGTTTAACAATCAGCTTATGATCTTTCTGTTCCTGACACGTGTTTGACTTTCCAGAAGCGCCAATTTTTCTTAACCTAAAACCAGATTATTGTTTGTCATCTTTGGAATGCATCAAAGCTATCCAACCACTCTactcaaagaaattttttttttggttggattgaCGAACTGTGCTGGCATCTTTTAGGTGCAGCGCACTTCAAAATTCAATCaagtataaataataaatgtccCCCCTTTTTGATTGGTGATAGTACCTGTTCTGAGTCTTCTGACCTGTGCTACTTGTATCATATGGAATAACTGAAATggcatttcatttttcttttttctttttaagcaattGTATTTATAATCTTTCTTTGGTTACTAAAATCTATGCATTTTTGGTATCTTCAAGTCATTTCTCAAGATCAACTCTCAATTTGTCATAAATACGAATTATGGATTCTCAGTCCCCTATCCTAATTTCCAAAAGCATGAAACTAATGCAGATGCTTTGAGTACATTGAAGAATTGATCCATAAGCAGGAGCCTCTTGTCAATGTCCTACGccttctcatcttattttccATTACAAGTTCTTGGTTGCCCAAAAAGCAGTTTGACTATTTGAGGCAAGACTTCATGCATATTATCATTACTGTTAATTCCTTGGGGTCTtacatattttgattttgttggcAATTGAATTTTGTAGCAATTTTTACCTATGTACTACTGTGGATGtgtatttttattgatttattagtTTCAACTCTTGGTCTAGGGGAGAACTACTCCACAGCTATGGATTTGAGCACATGGCGACACTGAATAATTTAGAAAAAGCTGGGTTGCTCAGAAAGCAGGTTTGGTGTCATTTTGCCTTTATAATCAAGCATTTcctatatttgatttttatagTCAACTGGCTATGTTAACTGgattttatcaaattattggaTTCATGGTAACATCATCTTAACCTTGCAGGAGTCAAAAAGCAACTGGCTGACAATTAAACGTGCTCTACAACTTGTTGTTGAGGACACTGATACAGCCAAGTATTATTCTATTTGACCTTGTGATTCGGTTCTTCTtcataattgaaaattattaagaGTTTGGTCCACATTTACGTCTAGGGTGGTGGGCTCATAGCTTGCATGTCTTACATTCCTCACACTGATTTGTGCCCTTTTAGCGTACCCAGATTTCGCAATATGGCACAAGTGAGCACCTGCATTATTTAATCATCACTGGGGTGGCTCATTTGATAGAATTATATGACCTTATTGTTCATGGTGTGCAAAACCAAACACTATGGGGGATGATGCACTGTACAGCGTCATAGAATTTTTATAGGCATAAGCTACTTCGGTAGATGCTGAAACACTTATTAGGTGGGCAGAAGTAAACTATAATAGCAAGATGGACTTGATTATAAgctcaatattttcttttaaattctatataGGTCTTTTCATGGTGGATTTCATATTCCAGTGCTTATATATTTAGAAGTTTTTCTTAGAAAGCTGTATGATGATGAATTATGGATATGGCTGCTCTTTCTTTGGCCAGTTTTACAATTCATATCTATTAAGGCTCTCCTTCCCTCTCTCCCTTTATCTCTTTTGATTCTCATTTCTTGGTGTCACTGAAACAAATTCGCAGTTTCTGGAACTACTTGCACCATATTTATGCATTCCAAGCTGTTCCTTATTACATAGGAAAATATAATACACTTAATTCTGAATCTAGCcatgtaaaatgtttttaggttattttattttattttatttgtgtgggtgtgtgtaTTTCCCCATAGCACTGTTGTGTTTCTTACTAAATTTTTATGTGCTTTCTTATGTAACAGCCCGAATGATATTGCCTACGTATTTTCTGGATATGCACCTCTTAGTATTCGTCTTGTTCAGCATGCTGTGCGGTCTGGATGGTCAGATTGATTctttatttgctatttttttttttttttggataggtcaTTTTCTAAGTTTCTTACAAGTTCTTGTTGTCAGCAATACATATTATTTCCTTTAACCTAGGAAAAAAAGATAGATTATTGCCTTAATTCATCAATTCTCTTTAGCCTAATTCTTGTTACAAATTGACTTTTGGGGCgaataatggaaaaaataattaatatatatatatatcctggTCTTATTTTAGTATTGTTGTTAATATtactaaattgaaaaaaagaaaaaagaggaaacatTATAATGTTCAAACCAAAGCAAATCCAATGTGACTGGCAGCAGCCTCTTGAAGTGGATCAGTGATCCCATCATGCTTTAATGATTTATATTAAATCATCATAGTTAGTTCTAGGTTCCTTAGAACCTTACAATTCTAAAATTGCCGCATTAAGTGATTAGACTCCAATGAGGGTCTTGGTATCAAAGCTCACGCATCATGTGATACCTCAATTTCTGGGGGTGTCTTGATTGTCTTCATAAATAACATATGAaggtttttttcccccaaatttTCACACACACATTTAAACTctgccaaatttttttatattgagagCATTGCTATTATTTTGTTGATATTTGAAACATGATGGACACAGCCTCTTCCTTGAAGACCTGTAACAGACAAGCTTATTATGCTATCATGTGTGGAGTAACCGAGCAAGGATGGCTCATTTGTATTTATATAATGTTTACACATGTTTGGTTCTGCAAAGAGTGATAGTTGTGATGAGAtctaaggcttttttttttcccaataataattttataattttatgtttttatgctttttttggctaaaagttCTCTAACActcgtttgggagttcataaaggaatggaatggaatgaataAATCATGGAATAGATGGAATATAATGAATTTAAgtaatggaaaggaatgaaatgaaattaagtaaagTTGTTAGGAAGTTTTAAAATAGAGCAATGAAAGGTAATTAACCTTGTTTGAGAGTAACATAGAGGGAAATGAATGAAACCATTTTAtcacaatattactattagaccatttttttaaaataaatggctGAATATATAAGGGTATTCTGGGAGTTTTAGtgaaaaatttcattaaacttcattccattcccttttattcctcccaattttggagggaatgaaaatttgaagttttgaaggaatagagaggaatgagtgttccatCTTTACTCATTTCATTTCCTCTCACTTAAACTTCCGAACAAGGGAATGGACTTCGTTAAAACTCTCGAACAGGGGGAAAGAAaggaatattctaaaattattcttttcattcaattccattctttccctcctcccaaatgaGGGTTAAGGCTATGTTATCTTTGTATGTGGCATAGTAGCTAAAGTCTTTTGGTCTAAGGTGTCTGAGACAAGTTTCATTACCTGACAGGTGCCTAATATGTTGATCTCCTGATCCTATGGCATTGGAACATGGCCATAAAATGGCCTTTGTTGAACCCCTCAACCCCCTGAATACCCCACTTATTTTGTGGCCCATAGAAATGTCTTGGTTCCATTCATGGGATAGAAGTCAAGACACCATTGTGACAATATCTACAATTGTTCTAACTGGTCTTTTACAACAATTACCACAATTGATTCTCGCTGCTTTTGGATTatgaatttgaactttttaggaaaattttattttctcttgaaAGTAACAATTTGACCCTTCAGGCGTCCTATAGAAGAAATCCTGAAGCTGCTACCAGGACCACATTCAGAAACAAAAAGGGTAAACTTCTCATGATCATGCACTCTTTGGATCTCTTTTCTATCCTCGCAATTTAGGTGACTCTTGTATGCTGTACTATTTTACAGGGCAGATTCTCAAGCAGTCCATCATATGACCCCTTGCAGGCTTCAGCTAATATAGACAAGTATGTTCAGCTCGTCCTAGTATCTAGGATTCTTCTTTATTGACTTTCTTATGTTGGGTCATTTTGTCTTTAGTgacaacaaatcttttaatgatGATAAGCCTGTGCAGATGAACATTAGACTTTGCTGATAATATAAGGAGCAGTATCACATTCCATTTCCATAGCTGAAGCAGTTGCCCCCTAATTTTTACTGtagttttattttcaaatacaaTAATGTCACTTAATATAAGTATGGGATTGAGGATGAGGTCATGATTTCAAAATCCAttggtgcatgtgtaacttaccaataaaaaagaaaaaagaaatgctatACTCTCCTTTATTCTGACACTTCTTGACATAATTCAGAGTTGCTGATGGAAGGCGGTCTCTAGTTCTCGTTGTCTTCATTGGAGGCATAACATTTGCAGAGATTTCCGCTCTTCGATTTCTCAGTGCTCAGGCGTGTCAAATTTGTTGCATATATGGAATCTGTTCTTCCAAA of Quercus lobata isolate SW786 chromosome 8, ValleyOak3.0 Primary Assembly, whole genome shotgun sequence contains these proteins:
- the LOC115958127 gene encoding vacuolar protein-sorting-associated protein 33 homolog yields the protein MKFICLNVHDDVSKGLQREYFVYFVPRCTVVCEKILEEENAYNLMTIGEYPLYIVPLDEDVLSFELDLAYKFSFGVIPNVRSKGKASVRVADILNRMQAEEPVNSPDMVVPEINTLILLDREVDMVTPMLSQLTYEGLLDECLHVNNGSVELDASIMGLQQEGKKIKVPLNSSDKLFKEIQDLNFEVVVQILRQKATSMKQDYTEVTTTTQSVSELKDFVKKLNSLPEMTKHINLAQHLSTFTSKPASLGQPDMEHTIVEAQSYDICFEYIEELIHKQEPLVNVLRLLILFSITSSWLPKKQFDYLRGELLHSYGFEHMATLNNLEKAGLLRKQESKSNWLTIKRALQLVVEDTDTANPNDIAYVFSGYAPLSIRLVQHAVRSGWRPIEEILKLLPGPHSETKRGRFSSSPSYDPLQASANIDKVADGRRSLVLVVFIGGITFAEISALRFLSAQACQICCIYGICSSKLQTFEISEGHYQP